A single region of the Calditrichota bacterium genome encodes:
- a CDS encoding YXWGXW repeat-containing protein, producing the protein MQRAFVMFLIVTVVFLLAAGCASRAVYVRTAPPAVRAEVSGPPPFAGAVWIAGHWEWHGNWVWTPGHWAKAPKGKVWVPGYWRETPRGWKWVKGHWAPR; encoded by the coding sequence ATGCAACGCGCTTTCGTCATGTTCTTGATAGTGACTGTAGTATTTCTCCTCGCTGCGGGGTGCGCGAGCAGAGCGGTGTATGTGCGCACGGCCCCGCCCGCCGTACGCGCGGAGGTGAGCGGTCCTCCTCCGTTCGCAGGTGCCGTATGGATAGCCGGCCATTGGGAATGGCACGGAAACTGGGTGTGGACGCCGGGCCATTGGGCCAAAGCTCCCAAAGGGAAGGTATGGGTACCCGGATACTGGCGAGAGACACCTCGCGGCTGGAAGTGGGTAAAAGGGCACTGGGCACCTCGGTGA